One window of Acropora palmata chromosome 1, jaAcrPala1.3, whole genome shotgun sequence genomic DNA carries:
- the LOC141881765 gene encoding uncharacterized protein LOC141881765, which yields MSSWAGFTDEELSRLRGQKNGGETDMEGFKEAGRKKATINSTKKQRSREKIRSRATSGDAKVPLQKQEDKTNDLRGLRNESSTGENIAESSISRLDTREEERENSSPECERRVKTKQVVEEALPRRKTAGSLDENTVIEAGPVKVAEENPETCIVLPEIIDEEEKIQAIELSALEKIQEKQKQMEEENKRKKAALQETIKKRYQRTQAEAQMLSLVQKELSHLDSLLSADVAILRDKIEESSRDYLHAQKRYEKAEQEFIAAKLDLHNKTERKDLLTEHLYTIIRENELRKAKKLEELMAKLNTSANNTTVLKQSCSAPNNNDNKSSISQTRVLQDEKTPITQNCDGNKELRIAHDGALADKIASEETKAEVINSAAKKLTIKAVAEASVTN from the exons ATGTCCTCGTGGGCTGGATTTACTGACGAGGAACTTTCTCGATTGAGAGGGCAAAAAAATGGCGGAGAAACAGATATGGAAGGGTTTAAAGAGGCGGGGCGAAAAAAGGCAACTATAAACTCTACAAAAAAACAGCGCTCTCGAGAAAAAATTCGCTCAAGGGCAACCTCTGGAGATGCGAAGGTACCACTGCAAAAGCAAGAAGATAAGACGAATGATCTTAGAGGCCTGAGAAATGAGTCGTCAACAGGGGAAAACATTGCAGAATCCTCGATTTCACGACTTGATACAAGAGAAGAGGAGAGAGAGAATTCGTCGCCAGAATGCGAAAGGCGTGTTAAGACTAAACAGGTCGTAGAGGAAGCTCTGCCAAGAAGGAAGACGGCAGGAAGTTTGGACGAAAATACAGTCATTGAAGCCGGTCCTGTTAAAGTTGCTGAAGAGAACCCTGAGACCTGTATCGTTCTTCCGGAAATAATTGATGAGGAAGAAAA GATACAAGCCATAGAACTATCGGCACTGGAGAAGAttcaagaaaagcaaaagcaGATGGAAGAGGAAAACAAACGCAAGAAAGCTGCTTTGCAAGAAACAATAAAGAAGAG ATATCAGAGGACCCAAGCTGAAGCTCAGATGTTGTCTCTTGTGCAGAAGGAATTGAGTCATTTGGACAGTTTGCTTTCTGCAGATGTTGCAATACTCAGGGACAAGATTGAAGAAAGCAGTAGAGATTACTTGCATGCACA GAAACGGTACGAAAAGGCTGAACAAGAATTTATCGCAGCTAAATTGGatttacacaacaaaacgGAACGAAAAGACCTTCTGACCGAGCACCTCTACACCATCATTAGAGAAAACGAACTGAGAAAAGCTAAGAAGCTGGAAGAACTAATGGCGAAGCTGAATACGTCCGCCAATAATACAACTGTGCTGAAGCAAAGTTGTTCAGCACCAAACAATAACGACAATAAATCATCCATTAGCCAAACTAGGGTATTACAGGACGAGAAAACACCGATCACCCAGAACTGTGATGGGAATAAAGAATTGCGTATTGCTCATGACGGTGCTTTGGCAGACAAAATTGCCAGCGAAGAGACGAAAGCTGAGGTCATTAATTCGGCTGCAAAAAAGTTGACAATTAAAGCTGTTGCAGAGGCTTCAGTAACGAACTGA
- the LOC141881741 gene encoding UPF0759 protein YunF-like isoform X1, whose amino-acid sequence MFFVSQTSISNREGLSVNNKKMASKGVNVQDFEDLKGKVLQGTCGWSDSSILKCGRFYPLSVKTTEDRLLHYSRFFPCVECDSSNYAIPSPAAVEKWIKCVPAGFKFHFKAFGFFKRKSLPTSALPHVVRDELPEMFLRQQTSITWEDLTQTQLLKLWNKYNSALLPAYEKNKLGVVIFQFHTGFHPTDDNKSHVLECRYSLDVRFPMAVEFRSRVWFSAENLSMTLEWLNQNHIGLVIADDLENELYGNSVNQEMDRTSAKSASSRGGVVPIVMALGSCDFAYIRIHRRTGKHRVLSDGEIKSWGERLRSLELQSKIRGPVYFMWGTDYEDQPIINSKNLTKEIGDLAYDWKSKISKTGMLRFCSKIAQENHSTEKTRNVLENGSNFEGEGRNVNEDSLENKTNLVQEDKEGERSECKDFQVIRSPTCKLATNSTPSSDKKRSLNSSLVWSKKKRLSAEAKGKSATPANQRTISDFFKQ is encoded by the exons ATGTTCTTTGTGTCCCAAACTTCAATCTCAAACCGAGAGGGACTGAGtgtaaacaacaagaaaatggcGAGCAAAGGTGTTAATGTGCAAGATTTTGAGGATCTCAAGGGAAAAGTTCTCCAAGGAACCTGCGGATGGTCTGACTCGTCCATTTTAAAGTGCGGCAGGTTCTATCCTCTTTCTGTAAAGACCACAGAAGACCGGTTGTTGCATTACTCCAGGTTTTTCCCTTGTGTTGAGTGTGACTCCAGTAACTATGCTATACCAAGCCCTGCTGCagtagagaaatggatcaaaTGTGTCCCAGCTGGGTTCAAGTTCCACTTCAAAGCATTTGgtttctttaaaagaaaa TCATTGCCTACATCTGCACTTCCACATGTTGTCAGAGATGAGCTCCCAGAAATGTTCCTAAGGCAGCAAACGTCAATCACATGGGAAGACTTAACTCAAACCCAGCTATTAAAATTGTGGAACAAGTACAATTCTGCTCTTCTTCCAGCTTATGAGAAGAACAAATTGGGAGTCGTTATCTTTCAG TTTCACACAGGCTTTCATCCCACTGATGACAATAAGAGTCATGTGCTTGAATGCAGGTATAGTCTTGATGTTCGTTTTCCTATGGCTGTTGAATTCCGTTCAAGAGTTTGGTTTTCAGCTGAAAATCTATCCATGACCTTGGAATGGCTTAACCAGAACCACATAG gGTTGGTTATTGCTGATGATCTGGAAAACGAG CTGTATGGAAATTCTGTGAACCAAGAAATGGACAGAACATCTGCT AAGTCAGCGTCTAGTCGAGGTGGAGTGGTGCCAATTGTCATGGCTCTTGGGTCATGTGACTTTGCCTACATTCGCATTCACCGAAGAACAGGGAAACACCGTGTATTGTCAGATGGGGAAATAAAGAG TTGGGGAGAACGTCTTCGCTCTCTTGAACTTCAGAGTAAAATACGAGGACCAGTTTATTTCATGTGGGGAACCGACTATGAGGATCAG CCGATTATAAACTCAAAGAATCTGACCAAAGAAATAGGAGATTTAGCTTACGATTGGAAAAGCAAGATTTCCAAGACCGGGATGTTGCGTTTCTGCTCGAAAATAGCGCAAGAAAATCACTCGACAGAGAAAACGAGGAATGTTCTTGAAAACGGAAGTAATTTTGAAGGAGAGGGAAGGAATGTGAACGAGGATTctttggaaaataaaacaaatttggTTCAAGAGGATAAGGAAGGAGAACGTAGCGAGTGTAAAGACTTCCAAGTTATTCGAAGTCCAACATGCAAGTTAGCGACGAATTCGACGCCTTCTTCTGATAAGAAGAGAAGTTTGAACTCAAGCCTTGTTTGGTCCAAGAAGAAGCGACTGTCAGCCGAAGCGAAAGGAAAAAGCGCTACGCCAGCCAATCAGAGAACCATTTCAGACTTTTTTAAGCAGTAG
- the LOC141881697 gene encoding acyl-coenzyme A thioesterase 11-like, with protein sequence MNCYKNATDVEMNQLVLLTHTNEREKNCLSCGQLLKWMDTVSCLSAEKHAGSSCVTACMDELYFETEIFVGQVVNLTARVNRAFNTSMEVGVSVHVEDLRSGDRKNVCQAFFTFVALDENNHKQQLTPVVPFTVEEKTQYVLAMERRRMRMQYSFNLKELSLKHDSEIERDLFNKGETDVNTDTALESVELVLPPHANHHQTAFGGQVMAWIATACTITAARFCRSTPLLRAVDEMRFRGPIKVGDRVVIKTMVNNTFEQHMEVGCRVEAYAIGGELRHVNSAFLIFIAPDENGVPKTLAPLGANTEDGKRRAVEAMARERLRFEREQIRKSVGPVIAIPWSPRISHLLNYNNIETLVKLYELTKWEEVLSSSGVTVFKRDTDNYLCVKVIFHLQVPPAKAFALLKDEGRRKEWDPLPVKVEVAEVVDDDDEIVYIVLESQERNATKPDDFVLLVSRRVPCDKRDYFTIAYRSVLLTTIPPVPDYNRKEHLCSGMLISETDGDPHKATITYINQTTRELEPYVMGDLDGSTKFFAKRFKELETCILKELPK encoded by the coding sequence ATGAATTGTTACAAGAACGCCACAGATGTGGAAATGAATCAGTTGGTCCTTCTGACGCACACAAACGAACGGGAGAAAAACTGCCTCAGCTGTGGACAGCTGCTGAAATGGATGGATACAGTTTCTTGTCTGTCTGCAGAGAAGCACGCTGGGTCATCATGCGTCACGGCGTGCATGGACGAGCTCTACtttgaaactgaaattttcGTTGGCCAAGTTGTTAACCTCACAGCTCGGGTAAATCGAGCATTCAACACGAGTATGGAAGTAGGCGTTTCTGTTCATGTGGAAGATTTACGAAGCGGGGATAGAAAGAATGTCTGTCAGgcgtttttcacttttgtagCTTTAGATGAAAATAATCACAAACAGCAACTGACGCCAGTTGTTCCGTTCACTGTTGAAGAGAAAACACAGTACGTGCTCGCCATGGAGAGAAGACGAATGCGAATGCAGTACTCTTTCAATCTCAAAGAGCTTTCCCTGAAGCACGACAGTGAGATAGAAAGGGACTTGTTTAATAAAGGAGAAACAGATGTCAATACAGACACTGCATTGGAAAGTGTCGAGCTTGTCCTTCCGCCGCATGCAAATCATCACCAAACAGCGTTTGGGGGTCAAGTGATGGCTTGGATAGCAACAGCTTGTACGATCACGGCTGCACGCTTTTGCAGATCCACTCCGCTACTGCGAGCCGTCGACGAGATGAGGTTCCGAGGTCCAATCAAAGTTGGAGACCGGGTAGTCATTAAAACCATGGTGAATAACACCTTCGAGCAGCACATGGAAGTAGGTTGCAGAGTCGAGGCTTACGCAATTGGAGGCGAGCTGCGACACGTCAATAGCGCTTTCTTGATTTTCATAGCTCCTGATGAAAACGGCGTCCCTAAGACTCTGGCGCCCCTAGGAGCGAACACCGAGGATGGCAAGCGACGCGCTGTAGAGGCTATGGCAAGAGAGCGACTGCGCTTTGAGCGAGAGCAGATCCGTAAGTCTGTTGGTCCTGTTATCGCAATTCCTTGGAGTCCTCGTAtcagtcatcttctgaattacaataatataGAGACGCTGGTGAAGCTTTATGAACTGACAAAGTGGGAAGAAGTGCTATCTTCCTCAGGTGTCACGGTATTCAAGCGTGACACTGACAACTATCTTTGCGTGAAGgtaatttttcatttacagGTCCCTCCTGCTAAAGCCTTCGCGTTACTCAAGGATGAAGGGAGGAGAAAGGAATGGGATCCGCTGCCAGTTAAAGTAGAGGTAGCTGAAGTTgtcgatgatgatgacgagaTTGTCTACATAGTGTTAGAGAGCCAGGAGCGCAACGCAACGAAACCAGATGATTTTGTGTTATTAGTGTCACGCAGAGTCCCTTGTGATAAGAGAGACTACTTCACCATTGCTTATCGATCGGTCTTGTTAACAACAATACCCCCAGTTCCCGATTATAACCGGAAAGAGCATCTGTGTTCTGGAATGCTCATTTCCGAAACTGACGGAGACCCGCATAAAGCTACCATAACATACATTAATCAAACTACGCGAGAACTGGAGCCTTACGTTATGGGGGATCTTGATGGCTCGACCAAGTTTTTCGCCAAGCGTTTCAAGGAACTCGAGACTTGCATTCTGAAGGAATTGCCCAAGTAA
- the LOC141881741 gene encoding UPF0759 protein YunF-like isoform X2: MFFVSQTSISNREGLSVNNKKMASKGVNVQDFEDLKGKVLQGTCGWSDSSILKCGRFYPLSVKTTEDRLLHYSRFFPCVECDSSNYAIPSPAAVEKWIKCVPAGFKFHFKAFGFFKRKSLPTSALPHVVRDELPEMFLRQQTSITWEDLTQTQLLKLWNKYNSALLPAYEKNKLGVVIFQFHTGFHPTDDNKSHVLECRYSLDVRFPMAVEFRSRVWFSAENLSMTLEWLNQNHIGLVIADDLENELYGNSVNQEMDRTSASASSRGGVVPIVMALGSCDFAYIRIHRRTGKHRVLSDGEIKSWGERLRSLELQSKIRGPVYFMWGTDYEDQPIINSKNLTKEIGDLAYDWKSKISKTGMLRFCSKIAQENHSTEKTRNVLENGSNFEGEGRNVNEDSLENKTNLVQEDKEGERSECKDFQVIRSPTCKLATNSTPSSDKKRSLNSSLVWSKKKRLSAEAKGKSATPANQRTISDFFKQ, from the exons ATGTTCTTTGTGTCCCAAACTTCAATCTCAAACCGAGAGGGACTGAGtgtaaacaacaagaaaatggcGAGCAAAGGTGTTAATGTGCAAGATTTTGAGGATCTCAAGGGAAAAGTTCTCCAAGGAACCTGCGGATGGTCTGACTCGTCCATTTTAAAGTGCGGCAGGTTCTATCCTCTTTCTGTAAAGACCACAGAAGACCGGTTGTTGCATTACTCCAGGTTTTTCCCTTGTGTTGAGTGTGACTCCAGTAACTATGCTATACCAAGCCCTGCTGCagtagagaaatggatcaaaTGTGTCCCAGCTGGGTTCAAGTTCCACTTCAAAGCATTTGgtttctttaaaagaaaa TCATTGCCTACATCTGCACTTCCACATGTTGTCAGAGATGAGCTCCCAGAAATGTTCCTAAGGCAGCAAACGTCAATCACATGGGAAGACTTAACTCAAACCCAGCTATTAAAATTGTGGAACAAGTACAATTCTGCTCTTCTTCCAGCTTATGAGAAGAACAAATTGGGAGTCGTTATCTTTCAG TTTCACACAGGCTTTCATCCCACTGATGACAATAAGAGTCATGTGCTTGAATGCAGGTATAGTCTTGATGTTCGTTTTCCTATGGCTGTTGAATTCCGTTCAAGAGTTTGGTTTTCAGCTGAAAATCTATCCATGACCTTGGAATGGCTTAACCAGAACCACATAG gGTTGGTTATTGCTGATGATCTGGAAAACGAG CTGTATGGAAATTCTGTGAACCAAGAAATGGACAGAACATCTGCT TCAGCGTCTAGTCGAGGTGGAGTGGTGCCAATTGTCATGGCTCTTGGGTCATGTGACTTTGCCTACATTCGCATTCACCGAAGAACAGGGAAACACCGTGTATTGTCAGATGGGGAAATAAAGAG TTGGGGAGAACGTCTTCGCTCTCTTGAACTTCAGAGTAAAATACGAGGACCAGTTTATTTCATGTGGGGAACCGACTATGAGGATCAG CCGATTATAAACTCAAAGAATCTGACCAAAGAAATAGGAGATTTAGCTTACGATTGGAAAAGCAAGATTTCCAAGACCGGGATGTTGCGTTTCTGCTCGAAAATAGCGCAAGAAAATCACTCGACAGAGAAAACGAGGAATGTTCTTGAAAACGGAAGTAATTTTGAAGGAGAGGGAAGGAATGTGAACGAGGATTctttggaaaataaaacaaatttggTTCAAGAGGATAAGGAAGGAGAACGTAGCGAGTGTAAAGACTTCCAAGTTATTCGAAGTCCAACATGCAAGTTAGCGACGAATTCGACGCCTTCTTCTGATAAGAAGAGAAGTTTGAACTCAAGCCTTGTTTGGTCCAAGAAGAAGCGACTGTCAGCCGAAGCGAAAGGAAAAAGCGCTACGCCAGCCAATCAGAGAACCATTTCAGACTTTTTTAAGCAGTAG
- the LOC141859067 gene encoding carbohydrate sulfotransferase 11-like — translation MILLRLRNDSGLEITGSSVHNPKNWRQLSEYNATELSRRLDTHFKFLFVREPFHRLLSGYRDKFFGKNRIYTNYYRAIIVEAFRPQDLQPVATETNNVTFTEFLTYIVSYSNAWSRNGHWRPVEHICFPCALEFDFIGHFETLEEDVASFLKKTGFDDRVTFPSIPSSPAANEFTQYFAHVPPEVIYRLGEDYRGDFEMFGYQFPGPLKSFLENYAHPK, via the coding sequence atgattctactTCGTTTACGGAACGACAGTGGCCTGGAAATCACGGGATCATCCGTTCACAACCCTAAAAACTGGCGGCAGCTAAGCGAGTATAACGCAACGGAATTGTCTCGTCGCCTGGAtacacattttaaatttctgtttGTTCGTGAGCCATTTCACAGACTTCTTTCTGGCTACAGGGACAAATTTTTCGGCAAAAACAGAATTTATACCAATTATTACCGAGCCATAATAGTAGAAGCTTTTAGACCCCAAGACTTACAGCCGGTTGCCACTGAAACCAATAATGTAACATTCACTGAATTTCTGACGTATATCGTCTCCTATTCCAACGCATGGAGTCGCAATGGGCACTGGCGACCAGTGGAGCATATTTGCTTTCCATGCGCTCTCGAGTTTGACTTTATAGGACATTTTGAAACCTTAGAGGAAGATGTTGCTTCCTTTCTGAAGAAGACAGGGTTTGATGATCGTGTAACCTTCCCGTCAATTCCTTCGTCACCAGCGGCCAACGAATTCACTCAGTATTTCGCACATGTTCCGCCCGAGGTTATTTACAGATTGGGAGAAGATTACAGGGGCGATTTCGAAATGTTTGGCTATCAGTTTCCAGGGCCTTTGAAAAGCTTTCTTGAAAATTATGCCCATCCAAAGTAA
- the LOC141881695 gene encoding uncharacterized protein LOC141881695, which produces MATSHGQLDKDLDDCCCPVCLEEFQDPKVLPTCNHNVCRQCLEAIVKRSNPDFLQCPTCRQRSFIRVEDIDDLQTNVFLAKLLEQQEPQKVRDKLSKGIQACVTKVEVIEEIVHELKLFREGKFDHGENLRRKIHEAADDMVKLIRKNETELIGQLEDFSSQQDKVFRGVETRLTSFSQNIQDQVEMSLRVLDEGNDDDISKMKNTLASLAHDMPEENVHRKINELDSFTVIFETNKELFENVQNHGIGNLTMNDKCGVKVGLCTPLSVLRVSLRTLRKINPSDLGFETFSPLSVATDGDKYVAVADPENNNILILNRNGNFLRRFTVPANSDQPAMMFSGVAFSKDKKDLIAVNGARDVHIINPKEGTFKVSYRSSSQWGVKYCFITTDPFGRLLLTCEPLEKQYRACIVVHSDVPFGKPDLRFGFSGEGALLFPFKALYHNKHYYVTDMEKGCVMVYNEHGKFIRHFGRKNEEFKGNGHLVLPTGMAYDSSQEIFYICDWGSSSIQTYKPDGTFLGVFPMDGRPTDIALLSDGNLVVASKDDQWIQYVCITPLCALKEEDIEKE; this is translated from the coding sequence ATGGCAACTTCTCATGGCCAACTTGACAAAGATTTAGACGATTGCTGTTGCCCGGTTTGCTTAGAGGAGTTTCAAGACCCTAAAGTTCTCCCGACGTGTAATCATAATGTTTGTAGGCAGTGCCTCGAAGCAATTGTAAAACGATCGAACCCTGATTTTTTGCAATGCCCGACTTGTCGGCAACGCTCGTTTATTCGTGTAGAAGACATTGATGACCTTCAAACAAACGTGTTCTTGGCAAAGCTTCTGGAACAACAGGAACCTCAAAAAGTAAGAGATAAGCTTTCTAAGGGCATTCAAGCGTGTGTCACCAAAGTAGAGGTTATAGAAGAAATCGTTCATGAATTGAAACTGTTTCGGGAGGGAAAATTTGATCATGGAGAGAATTTAAGACGGAAAATTCACGAAGCAGCAGACGACATGGTGAAATTGATTAGGAAGAACGAGACGGAGTTGATAGGACAACTCGAAGATTTTAGTTCTCAACAAGACAAAGTTTTCAGGGGCGTTGAAACCAGGTTAACATCTTTCAGCCAAAACATTCAGGATCAAGTCGAGATGTCTTTGAGGGTTCTTGATGAAggaaatgatgatgatatttcCAAGATGAAAAACACTCTAGCGTCACTGGCTCACGACATGCCTGAAGAAAACGTACACCGAAAAATAAACGAGTTAGATTCATTTACCGtgatttttgaaacaaacaaggAGCTTTtcgaaaatgttcaaaatcaCGGAATTGGTAATTTAACCATGAATGACAAATGCGGTGTCAAAGTGGGACTTTGCACTCCATTGAGTGTTTTAAGGGTTTCTCTCCGTACTCTTCGTAAGATCAACCCCTCTGATTTGggttttgaaacattttctccTTTGAGTGTCGCCACAGACGGGGACAAGTACGTcgcagtggctgacccagaaaacaataacattctCATTTTAAACAGAAATGGTAACTTTCTGAGAAGATTTACGGTTCCAGCAAACTCGGACCAGCCTGCTATGATGTTTTCAGGTGTCGCGTTTTCCAAAGACAAAAAGGACCTCATAGCGGTGAATGGCGCCCGAGACGTGCATATCATAAATCCAAAAGAAGGGACATTTAAAGTAAGCTATAGAAGTAGTTCGCAATGGGGAGTCAAGTACTGTTTTATTACCACCGATCCCTTTGGGCGACTGTTGCTAACCTGCGAGCCTCTGGAGAAACAATATCGGGCATGCATCGTCGTGCATTCGGATGTGCCTTTCGGAAAACCCGACTTGAGGTTCGGTTTCTCTGGAGAAGGAGCGTTATTATTCCCATTCAAGGCCCTTTACCATAACAAACATTATTATGTCACGGACATGGAAAAAGGTTGTGTTATGGTGTACAATGAACATGGCAAGTTCATTCGGCATTTTGGGAGAAAGAACGAAGAATTTAAAGGCAACGGACACCTTGTTTTGCCAACAGGGATGGCATATGATTCCAGCCAGGAAATTTTCTATATTTGTGATTGGGGCTCAAGCTCCATTCAGACTTACAAACCGGACGGAACTTTCCTTGGGGTGTTCCCCATGGATGGCCGCCCCACGGATATTGCACTATTATCCGATGGGAACCTAGTGGTTGCATCCAAAGACGATCAGTGGATTCAGTATGTTTGCATCACCCCGCTGTGTGCTTTGAAAGAAGAGGACATAGAAAAGGAATGA